One genomic window of Desmospora activa DSM 45169 includes the following:
- a CDS encoding TolB family protein — MKKRFLSLLLLLPAIFATGCTSFISSILSDDTTEYLPDGLQEIVDISPDDSTLLFSYKINDIASIYTADVDGKNIKQLTKPKKGEAHLYPRYSPDGKKILFISSSDEQRRSPLMIMDHDGSNIKQLTDDDEMIQEAIFSPNGNRIYFIKATEYAELPLLAGLYGPINLNIFSMNTDGTGEKQLTDFQKGELYNLIVSEDESQIKFIKKDDDEPYSNQLYTIEMNQPKDINKINLSKEFIVNVDISSMDDSIAIAAVAKEIFSDSEIFLVDPETNETVQITSLQSDTSHPRFFHKKKKLLFMEIIQSDPDKYPPQHQLWSIDLQSRKLDKVKLF; from the coding sequence GTGAAAAAAAGGTTTCTTTCGTTGTTATTGTTATTACCCGCAATATTTGCAACAGGATGCACTAGTTTTATTTCAAGTATATTATCTGACGATACAACAGAATATTTACCGGATGGATTGCAAGAGATAGTAGATATTTCACCTGATGATTCAACGCTTCTTTTTTCATATAAAATCAATGATATCGCTTCAATTTATACTGCTGATGTGGATGGAAAAAACATCAAGCAGCTGACAAAGCCCAAAAAAGGTGAAGCTCATCTTTATCCGCGCTATTCTCCGGACGGAAAGAAGATTCTCTTTATATCCAGTAGTGACGAACAAAGGCGATCACCATTGATGATAATGGATCATGACGGATCAAATATCAAGCAACTGACTGATGATGATGAAATGATACAGGAAGCGATTTTTTCTCCGAATGGAAACAGAATTTATTTTATAAAAGCAACAGAATATGCGGAACTACCTTTATTGGCGGGACTCTATGGACCAATCAATCTTAACATCTTTTCAATGAATACGGATGGAACAGGGGAAAAGCAATTAACTGATTTTCAAAAAGGGGAATTGTATAACCTTATTGTTTCGGAAGATGAAAGTCAAATCAAATTTATAAAAAAGGATGATGATGAACCCTATTCTAACCAATTGTATACGATCGAGATGAATCAGCCAAAAGACATCAACAAGATTAATCTATCAAAAGAATTTATTGTAAATGTTGATATATCTTCTATGGATGATTCTATAGCTATCGCTGCAGTTGCAAAAGAAATTTTTTCGGATTCTGAGATATTCTTAGTTGATCCGGAAACAAACGAAACGGTACAAATCACTTCTCTTCAATCAGATACCAGTCATCCTCGTTTTTTTCATAAAAAGAAAAAGCTACTGTTTATGGAAATAATTCAGTCCGACCCAGATAAATATCCTCCTCAACATCAATTATGGTCTATCGATTTGCAGAGTAGGAAATTAGATAAAGTCAAGTTATTTTAG
- the sufD gene encoding Fe-S cluster assembly protein SufD, with protein MSLNTEQLFDRQLVTQLSQSQNEPTWVLENRLQALEAASQLPLPKLEKTRIDNWNFTDIHPVNTETAVASTDQLPEGIRQFVSSDEETNLLVQKNSSSVYTRLSESLANQGVIFTDLVTALIQHPELVQSHFMTDGIRPDEHKLAALHAALWSGGAFLYIPKNVEVETPFQVLFWVEGENIGTFPHLLVVADSHSKAHVIANFVSDDETKAVVNGMVEVFAGDGSNLTLASLHTHGKGTTDVAYRRTVVGKDAQLEWIVGDLNQGRTVSDNTTHMKGSGGNAQIKSITVGAHEERANITSTVRHWGTHTESDITARGVMKDKAQTILNGITKIEKGARKANGVQAEKVLMLNREARGDANPILLIEENDVQAGHAASVGRIDPIQMFYLMSRGLSKREAERLIIFGFVGPVLDTIPFASLKERISSVIERKLD; from the coding sequence ATGAGCTTAAATACGGAACAACTCTTTGACCGCCAACTGGTGACCCAACTTTCCCAATCCCAGAACGAACCCACCTGGGTGTTGGAAAACCGCCTCCAAGCCTTGGAAGCCGCCTCCCAACTGCCGCTTCCTAAGTTGGAGAAAACACGGATCGACAATTGGAACTTTACCGATATTCACCCGGTTAATACGGAAACGGCCGTTGCTTCCACCGATCAGTTGCCGGAAGGAATCCGCCAGTTTGTTTCTTCTGACGAGGAAACCAATCTGTTGGTACAGAAAAACTCCAGCTCGGTTTACACCCGTTTGTCGGAATCCTTGGCAAACCAAGGAGTTATCTTTACCGATCTGGTGACGGCGTTGATCCAGCACCCGGAGCTGGTTCAATCCCATTTTATGACCGACGGCATTCGCCCTGATGAGCACAAATTGGCGGCATTACACGCTGCCCTATGGAGCGGTGGTGCCTTCCTCTATATACCGAAGAACGTGGAAGTGGAGACGCCGTTCCAGGTATTATTTTGGGTGGAGGGCGAAAATATCGGGACATTCCCCCATCTGTTGGTGGTGGCGGATTCCCACAGCAAAGCCCATGTGATTGCCAACTTTGTATCTGATGATGAGACAAAAGCCGTCGTCAACGGCATGGTGGAAGTGTTTGCCGGTGATGGTTCCAACCTGACATTGGCCAGCCTTCACACCCATGGCAAAGGGACGACCGATGTCGCTTACCGTCGGACTGTCGTTGGCAAGGACGCTCAACTGGAGTGGATTGTAGGTGACCTGAACCAAGGACGCACTGTCTCCGACAATACCACCCATATGAAAGGAAGCGGCGGTAATGCGCAGATCAAGTCGATTACGGTTGGTGCCCATGAAGAGCGTGCCAATATTACTTCCACCGTTCGCCATTGGGGGACCCACACCGAGAGTGATATTACCGCCCGCGGTGTGATGAAGGATAAGGCCCAAACCATTTTGAACGGGATCACCAAGATTGAAAAGGGTGCGAGAAAAGCCAACGGTGTACAAGCGGAAAAAGTGTTGATGCTAAACCGCGAAGCCCGCGGCGATGCCAATCCGATTCTGCTGATCGAGGAAAACGACGTACAAGCGGGTCACGCCGCCAGCGTGGGCCGGATCGATCCGATTCAGATGTTTTATCTGATGTCACGGGGCCTTTCCAAACGAGAAGCGGAACGTCTGATCATCTTCGGCTTCGTCGGGCCGGTTTTGGACACGATTCCTTTTGCTTCCCTAAAAGAACGGATCAGCAGCGTCATTGAAAGGAAGCTGGATTAG
- a CDS encoding type 1 glutamine amidotransferase domain-containing protein: MRLQGKKVVCFVEQEFEDLELWYPIIRLQEEGAHIDLAGPEANQVYIGKYGVPATSDLAFADMKAENYDAVLVPGGWAPDKIRRYRSVLKLVQEADRTNKPIGQICHAGWVLISANILKGRKVTSTPGIKDDMTNAGAIWVDEPVVIDGNLISSRRPPDLAPYAKAFCDRLASQ; the protein is encoded by the coding sequence ATGCGGCTACAAGGAAAAAAAGTCGTCTGTTTTGTCGAACAAGAATTTGAAGATCTGGAACTATGGTATCCGATTATCCGTCTGCAAGAAGAAGGGGCACACATCGATTTGGCCGGGCCGGAGGCAAATCAAGTCTATATCGGAAAATACGGCGTGCCCGCCACAAGCGATCTCGCTTTTGCCGACATGAAAGCGGAAAATTATGATGCCGTCCTCGTACCCGGCGGATGGGCGCCTGATAAAATCCGTCGCTATCGGTCAGTATTAAAATTGGTACAGGAGGCGGACCGTACCAACAAACCGATCGGTCAAATCTGCCATGCCGGATGGGTGCTAATCTCCGCCAATATCCTTAAAGGACGCAAGGTGACTTCCACTCCCGGCATCAAGGACGATATGACCAACGCCGGTGCCATCTGGGTGGATGAACCCGTCGTCATCGACGGAAACCTCATCTCCAGCCGCCGCCCCCCAGACTTGGCCCCCTATGCCAAAGCCTTCTGCGATCGGTTGGCTTCCCAGTGA
- a CDS encoding cysteine desulfurase has product MNRYAKDFPILDQNVNGHPLVYLDSAATSQKPFAVIDAVERYYKENNSNVHRGVHTLGSRATDQYEGAREKVRRFIGASSTKEIVYTRGTTTSLNLVASSYARSRLQAGDEIVISPSEHHSNLIPWQQAAKATGATLKYFELEPDGTLDLKKAEAVITDRTKLVAIAYVSNSLGTIFPVKELAAIVHRHGGVLVVDGAQAVPHFKVDVQDLDCDFLAFSGHKMMAPTGIGVLYGKESLLEQMEPMEFGGEMIDHVDLYESTWKELPWKFEGGTPIIAGAIGLGAAIDYLEQVGMDVVEAYDRDLTRYALERLSTLEGVEIYGPRENRVGSVLFNVDGVHPHDVATVLDAEGIAVRAGHHCCQPLMRWLEVSATARASFYLYNDEADVDRLVAGLQKTKEYFGNVLG; this is encoded by the coding sequence ATGAACCGTTACGCCAAGGATTTTCCCATTCTCGATCAGAACGTGAATGGGCACCCGTTGGTTTATCTGGATAGCGCGGCAACCAGCCAAAAGCCGTTTGCGGTGATTGACGCGGTTGAACGGTATTATAAAGAGAACAACTCCAATGTTCACCGTGGAGTACACACCCTTGGAAGCAGAGCGACGGATCAGTATGAGGGTGCTCGTGAGAAGGTGCGCCGTTTTATCGGCGCTTCTTCCACAAAGGAGATTGTATATACCCGTGGAACCACCACTTCGCTCAATCTGGTCGCATCCAGCTATGCCCGTAGTCGGTTACAAGCAGGGGATGAAATCGTCATTTCCCCCTCCGAACACCACAGTAACCTGATTCCTTGGCAGCAGGCGGCAAAGGCGACCGGCGCCACCTTGAAGTATTTTGAGCTGGAGCCGGACGGCACGCTGGATCTAAAGAAAGCGGAGGCTGTGATTACGGATCGCACCAAATTGGTGGCGATCGCCTATGTTTCCAATTCATTGGGGACGATCTTCCCGGTAAAAGAGTTAGCGGCGATCGTGCATCGTCATGGCGGCGTCCTGGTAGTAGACGGGGCACAGGCGGTTCCGCATTTTAAAGTGGATGTCCAGGATCTGGATTGCGACTTTCTCGCTTTTTCCGGCCACAAAATGATGGCTCCCACCGGAATCGGGGTACTATACGGAAAAGAATCCCTGCTGGAGCAGATGGAACCGATGGAATTCGGCGGCGAGATGATCGATCATGTGGATCTATATGAGAGCACATGGAAAGAGCTTCCCTGGAAATTTGAAGGGGGTACCCCGATCATCGCTGGTGCGATCGGCTTAGGAGCCGCCATCGATTATTTGGAACAGGTGGGCATGGATGTGGTGGAAGCCTATGACCGGGATCTGACCCGCTATGCGTTGGAGCGGTTGTCGACATTGGAAGGGGTGGAGATCTACGGTCCCCGTGAAAATCGGGTTGGTTCCGTTCTCTTCAATGTCGACGGTGTTCACCCCCATGATGTGGCCACTGTCCTGGATGCGGAGGGAATCGCCGTCCGTGCCGGTCATCACTGTTGCCAACCGTTGATGCGTTGGTTAGAGGTGTCGGCCACTGCCCGCGCCAGTTTCTACCTGTATAACGATGAAGCGGATGTTGATCGATTGGTGGCGGGATTACAAAAAACGAAGGAGTATTTTGGCAATGTCCTTGGATGA
- a CDS encoding DUF2935 domain-containing protein yields the protein MEVGDYERVSAFEHRFWLQVLGDHGRFIRDSLSPLETEEVQKAIAFIHTFDHLLQQAHRSLSTDGWMQLAQEAYQASLQMRTFKLHLIRRHLTESIQLQLSPTFVNHMVNEVEEYIRLLYHLNRGEAPPLQNPLHHHLVWLLDAAGHAGAIEGNLDAVEKGLKKKSHRFTTHFEQFYLKAVELAGYMRTNLSNFPALDRFNSQVELEIAVFQRFLGEIEELRLTNQALGVLAPLMADHMAREECYYLIKLSQVSHVHAPGCDPTAPRHGE from the coding sequence ATGGAAGTGGGTGATTACGAGCGTGTGTCTGCCTTTGAACATCGGTTTTGGCTGCAAGTGTTGGGGGATCATGGGCGGTTTATACGAGATTCACTGTCACCGCTTGAAACAGAAGAGGTGCAAAAAGCGATCGCTTTTATCCATACCTTTGATCATTTGTTACAGCAAGCCCATCGTTCTTTATCCACAGATGGTTGGATGCAGTTGGCGCAAGAGGCATATCAAGCTTCCCTTCAAATGCGAACGTTTAAGCTGCATCTGATTCGGCGACATTTGACCGAATCGATACAATTGCAGTTGTCCCCCACCTTTGTCAACCATATGGTAAATGAAGTAGAGGAGTATATCCGCCTCTTATACCATCTGAATCGCGGAGAGGCGCCGCCTCTACAAAACCCGCTTCATCACCATCTGGTATGGTTGCTGGATGCAGCAGGGCATGCGGGAGCAATCGAGGGCAATCTGGATGCAGTCGAAAAAGGGCTGAAGAAAAAAAGCCACCGCTTTACTACCCATTTTGAGCAATTTTACTTGAAAGCAGTGGAATTAGCAGGGTATATGCGCACCAATCTTAGTAACTTTCCTGCTTTGGATCGCTTTAACAGCCAAGTGGAGCTGGAGATTGCAGTGTTTCAACGATTCCTGGGAGAAATCGAGGAGCTGCGCCTCACCAATCAGGCTTTAGGGGTGCTTGCCCCTCTGATGGCAGATCATATGGCGCGGGAGGAGTGCTACTACCTCATAAAATTATCGCAAGTCTCTCATGTTCACGCCCCCGGTTGTGACCCAACCGCACCACGGCATGGAGAGTAG
- the sufB gene encoding Fe-S cluster assembly protein SufB, with the protein MAKEMPDISDYQYGFHDKDVSVFRTKRGLTREIVEEISRMKDEPQWMLDFRLKSLEQFYKMPMPTSQNSKWFSILPGKLDDLNFNDITYYVKPSERQGRSWDEVPEEIKRTFDRLGIPEAEQKFLAGVSAQYESEVVYHNMQKELEEQGVIFCDTDTAIKEYPELVKEYFGTVVPPSDNKFAALNSAVWSGGSFIYVPKGVKCEVPLQAYFRINSENMGQFERTLIICDDESFVHYVEGCTAPIYSTDSLHSAVVEIIVKDHARCRYTTIQNWSPNVYNLVTKRAVAEKGAHMEWVDGNIGSKLTMKYPAVIMKGEGAKADVLSIAVAGKGQHQDAGAKVTALAPNCTSTIVSKSISKQGGKVTYRGLSSFGKNATGSKAKIECDTLILDDQSTSDTIPYNEIKNDDITLEHEATVSKVSEEQLFYLMSRGLSEEEATQMIVMGFIEPFTKELPMEYAVEMNRLIKMEMEGSIG; encoded by the coding sequence ATGGCCAAAGAGATGCCTGATATCTCGGATTATCAATATGGCTTTCACGATAAAGATGTTTCTGTGTTTCGAACCAAACGGGGTTTGACCCGGGAAATCGTTGAAGAGATTTCGCGGATGAAAGATGAGCCACAATGGATGTTGGATTTCCGCCTCAAATCCCTGGAACAGTTCTATAAAATGCCAATGCCTACGTCCCAGAACTCCAAGTGGTTCTCGATTCTGCCGGGCAAACTGGACGATCTCAACTTTAACGACATCACCTATTATGTCAAACCGTCAGAGCGGCAAGGGCGTTCTTGGGATGAGGTGCCGGAAGAGATTAAGCGTACTTTTGACCGTCTGGGAATTCCGGAAGCGGAGCAGAAATTCTTGGCCGGTGTTTCCGCTCAGTATGAGTCGGAAGTGGTTTACCACAATATGCAAAAAGAGCTGGAAGAGCAAGGCGTCATCTTCTGCGATACCGATACCGCCATCAAGGAATACCCCGAGCTGGTGAAGGAGTATTTCGGGACTGTGGTGCCGCCTTCGGATAATAAGTTTGCCGCATTGAACAGTGCAGTGTGGAGCGGCGGTAGCTTTATCTATGTGCCCAAGGGAGTCAAGTGCGAAGTGCCGCTACAAGCCTACTTCCGCATTAACTCCGAGAACATGGGGCAGTTTGAGCGCACCTTGATCATCTGCGACGACGAATCCTTTGTCCATTATGTGGAAGGGTGCACGGCACCGATCTACAGTACCGACTCCTTGCATAGCGCGGTCGTGGAAATCATCGTCAAAGATCATGCCCGTTGCCGCTATACCACTATCCAAAACTGGTCCCCCAACGTCTACAATTTGGTGACCAAGCGGGCCGTAGCGGAAAAAGGCGCTCATATGGAGTGGGTGGACGGTAACATCGGTTCCAAGCTGACGATGAAATACCCCGCCGTCATTATGAAAGGCGAAGGAGCCAAAGCGGACGTTCTTTCCATCGCCGTTGCCGGTAAAGGGCAACATCAAGACGCCGGTGCCAAAGTAACCGCTCTCGCTCCCAACTGTACGTCGACGATCGTATCCAAATCGATCTCCAAACAAGGCGGCAAGGTGACTTATCGCGGCCTCTCCAGCTTCGGTAAGAACGCGACCGGCTCCAAAGCCAAGATCGAGTGTGATACCTTGATTCTGGACGATCAGTCCACTTCCGATACGATTCCCTACAACGAAATTAAAAACGACGATATTACCCTGGAGCATGAAGCGACTGTCTCCAAGGTGTCCGAGGAACAGCTCTTCTACCTGATGAGCCGTGGTCTCTCGGAAGAGGAAGCGACACAGATGATTGTGATGGGCTTTATCGAACCCTTCACCAAAGAGCTGCCGATGGAATACGCGGTCGAGATGAACCGTCTGATCAAGATGGAGATGGAAGGTTCCATCGGATAA
- a CDS encoding extracellular catalytic domain type 1 short-chain-length polyhydroxyalkanoate depolymerase, protein MGKIKILRAVTIGLLLSLLWGMAPLDSAQAATFESRTAPDGRQYKLYVPNGYTPGTPVPLVVMLHGCTQDPDQFAAGTQMNQVAERENFLVAYPTQPSSANLNKCWNWFETRHQARGGGEPASIVGVVNHIKGSYTVDGSRVHVAGLSAGGAMSVILGATYPDVFTSIGVGAGLEYQAATSVTGAYMAMNYGGPDPVKQGEAAYRAMGSYARVVPVIVFHGTADYTVRPINGDQVISQWARTNDMAADGNGIDDKPDTTQPGAVPNGRTYTKYLYQNGAGNVVMEKVIVDGMGHAWSGGSTAGSYTDPQGPDASGMMWQFFQSRR, encoded by the coding sequence ATGGGCAAAATCAAAATTTTGAGAGCGGTTACAATCGGTTTGCTTTTATCACTATTGTGGGGAATGGCGCCGCTTGACTCCGCGCAAGCGGCAACTTTTGAGTCAAGGACGGCACCGGACGGTCGGCAGTATAAACTGTACGTACCCAACGGCTATACCCCAGGGACACCGGTGCCGCTGGTGGTGATGCTTCACGGCTGTACCCAGGATCCAGATCAGTTTGCCGCTGGTACACAGATGAATCAAGTGGCAGAGCGGGAAAACTTTCTTGTCGCCTATCCGACTCAACCTTCATCAGCCAACCTCAACAAGTGCTGGAATTGGTTTGAAACCCGCCATCAAGCCAGAGGCGGCGGAGAACCGGCTTCCATCGTCGGTGTGGTGAACCATATCAAAGGGAGTTACACTGTTGACGGCAGCCGTGTCCATGTCGCTGGACTGTCTGCCGGTGGTGCAATGAGCGTGATTCTAGGTGCCACTTACCCGGATGTGTTTACCTCGATTGGAGTGGGTGCCGGTTTGGAATATCAAGCAGCCACCAGTGTAACGGGGGCGTATATGGCGATGAACTACGGAGGTCCAGATCCGGTGAAGCAAGGGGAAGCCGCTTACCGCGCCATGGGCAGCTACGCCCGCGTGGTACCAGTGATCGTTTTCCATGGGACTGCGGATTATACCGTGCGCCCGATTAACGGTGATCAGGTGATATCACAGTGGGCCCGTACCAATGATATGGCCGCTGATGGCAATGGGATCGACGACAAGCCGGATACGACCCAGCCCGGCGCGGTTCCCAACGGTCGCACCTATACCAAATACCTTTATCAAAACGGGGCGGGAAATGTGGTCATGGAAAAAGTGATCGTCGATGGGATGGGCCACGCTTGGTCCGGTGGAAGCACAGCGGGATCGTATACCGATCCGCAGGGACCGGATGCCAGCGGGATGATGTGGCAGTTTTTTCAATCCCGCCGCTAA
- a CDS encoding glycerophosphodiester phosphodiesterase family protein has product MEKSQRIKRLIRKSLRSKLLWCMIILLVFIYMNNSSIFAKPQTGEPLLLAHRGLGQTFDLDGVTNDTCTATRIHPPDHPYLENTIAGMEAAFAAGADVVEFDVHPTTDGQFAVFHDWTLDCRTDGTGETRTHTLAELKKLDIGYGYSADGGKTYPFRGKGVGLMPSLDEVLETFPDQSFLIHIKSDDPAEGEQLAKHLSALSPDERKRLTVYGGDQPIAALNEHLPDMHVMSKASMKSCLLPYIAIGWTGIVPEACEQTQLHIPENIAPWLWGWPDRFLNRMDRVDTRVILVGDGGDFSSGFDTPQDLERLPSDYRGGIWTNRIDRVAPLLLKQEK; this is encoded by the coding sequence ATGGAAAAATCACAACGCATCAAGCGATTGATACGCAAAAGTTTGAGAAGTAAGTTATTGTGGTGCATGATCATCTTGTTGGTCTTTATCTATATGAATAACAGTTCTATTTTCGCCAAGCCGCAGACCGGCGAGCCGCTTTTGCTGGCTCATCGCGGATTGGGCCAAACCTTTGATCTAGACGGGGTGACAAACGATACCTGTACGGCAACGCGCATCCATCCCCCGGACCACCCTTATCTGGAAAATACGATTGCAGGGATGGAGGCGGCTTTTGCCGCTGGTGCTGATGTGGTTGAGTTTGATGTCCATCCGACGACAGATGGACAGTTTGCCGTTTTTCACGATTGGACGTTGGATTGTCGCACCGATGGAACTGGGGAGACACGGACGCATACGCTGGCAGAATTGAAGAAGCTGGATATCGGTTACGGTTACAGCGCAGACGGTGGAAAAACCTATCCCTTTCGCGGTAAAGGGGTTGGACTGATGCCTTCCCTTGATGAGGTGCTAGAGACTTTTCCGGATCAATCCTTTCTCATCCATATCAAAAGTGACGATCCCGCGGAAGGGGAGCAGCTGGCGAAGCATTTATCCGCCTTGTCCCCCGATGAACGCAAACGTCTGACGGTTTACGGCGGTGACCAACCGATCGCCGCCTTGAACGAGCATCTGCCTGATATGCACGTGATGTCTAAAGCCTCCATGAAGAGCTGCCTTCTCCCTTATATCGCCATCGGCTGGACGGGAATCGTACCGGAGGCTTGTGAGCAAACACAGTTGCATATTCCCGAAAATATCGCACCATGGCTGTGGGGATGGCCCGATCGCTTCCTGAACCGTATGGATCGAGTCGATACACGTGTCATCCTTGTCGGCGACGGTGGTGATTTTTCCAGCGGATTTGATACACCGCAAGATTTGGAGCGCCTACCCTCGGATTATCGCGGTGGTATCTGGACCAATCGGATTGATAGGGTTGCACCATTATTGCTCAAACAGGAGAAGTAA
- the sufC gene encoding Fe-S cluster assembly ATPase SufC, whose amino-acid sequence MSTSPKLTIKDLHVAIEEKEILKGVDLEVKGGEIHAIMGPNGTGKSTLAQALMGHPRYEVTGGNVELDGEDVLEMEVDERARKGMFLAMQYPSEISGVTNSDFLRSAVNAKRGEGNEISIMKFIKEMDKKMDSLNMDESFANRYLNEGFSGGEKKRNEILQLLMLEPRIAILDEIDSGLDIDALKVVADGVNSLRNPNTGFLIITHYQRLLNYIKPDFVHVTMQGRIVKSGGPELAERLEAEGYDWVKEELGIEDETVESKA is encoded by the coding sequence ATGTCAACGTCACCCAAACTCACAATAAAAGATTTGCATGTGGCCATCGAAGAAAAAGAGATTCTCAAAGGGGTTGACCTCGAGGTAAAAGGCGGGGAGATCCATGCGATCATGGGTCCCAACGGAACAGGTAAATCCACCCTGGCGCAAGCACTGATGGGACATCCGCGCTATGAAGTAACCGGGGGCAACGTGGAACTGGACGGTGAAGACGTCCTGGAGATGGAAGTGGATGAACGGGCCCGCAAAGGAATGTTTCTCGCGATGCAGTATCCCAGCGAGATCAGTGGAGTGACCAACTCCGATTTCCTGCGTAGCGCCGTCAACGCCAAACGCGGCGAAGGCAACGAAATCTCCATCATGAAGTTCATCAAAGAGATGGACAAAAAGATGGATAGCCTCAATATGGATGAATCCTTTGCCAACCGCTACCTAAACGAAGGCTTCTCCGGCGGGGAGAAAAAACGGAACGAAATTTTGCAATTGCTGATGCTGGAACCGCGCATTGCGATTTTAGATGAAATCGACTCCGGTTTGGACATTGACGCCCTCAAAGTAGTGGCGGACGGCGTCAACTCGTTGCGCAATCCCAACACGGGTTTCCTGATCATCACCCACTATCAACGGCTGTTGAACTACATTAAACCAGACTTTGTTCATGTGACGATGCAGGGTCGCATTGTCAAATCCGGCGGACCGGAACTGGCGGAACGGTTGGAAGCGGAAGGGTACGATTGGGTGAAGGAAGAGTTGGGAATCGAAGACGAAACCGTTGAGTCTAAGGCTTAA
- the sufU gene encoding Fe-S cluster assembly sulfur transfer protein SufU, which produces MSLDDLYRRVIMDHYQKPRNRGTIEDGAVTVDLNNPTCGDRISLQMRVEDGTIEEAKFLGEGCSISLASASMMTEAVKGLKVEEALRFVDLFSNMMQGEDVDTDQFPLEDIEALQGVAKFPARIKCATLAWKALEKGAEEIDRKTADQS; this is translated from the coding sequence ATGTCCTTGGATGATCTGTACCGGCGCGTTATTATGGACCATTACCAAAAGCCCCGCAACCGTGGTACGATCGAAGACGGTGCCGTTACCGTCGATTTGAATAATCCCACTTGCGGGGATCGCATCTCACTGCAGATGCGAGTGGAAGATGGTACAATAGAAGAAGCAAAGTTCCTTGGTGAGGGTTGCTCCATCAGTTTGGCGTCCGCCTCGATGATGACCGAAGCGGTGAAAGGCCTAAAGGTGGAGGAAGCACTTCGATTTGTCGACCTTTTCTCCAATATGATGCAAGGGGAAGACGTCGATACCGACCAATTTCCGCTGGAGGACATCGAAGCCTTACAGGGTGTAGCCAAGTTTCCGGCTCGCATTAAGTGTGCCACCCTGGCGTGGAAAGCGTTGGAAAAAGGCGCTGAGGAAATCGATCGCAAAACGGCTGACCAATCCTGA